GGTTCCAGCACCCTGCGTGCACGAAACAGGTTCCAGGTTCCTTGAAGGAACCTGGAACCTTTTTCGTGCACGCAGGGAGCTGGAACCCTCTGTCTAGTGTTTTGACGGGTGGAAGGTTTTTGGAGTTTGTGGGGAGGCGGGAAGGATTTTAGGCCGCTGGCGCGTGGCACTGGGCTTGCTCATTAGGGAGGTAGCTCAGGGGGAGTTATGAAAATATTCACTATCGTTTTTATCAGTGCTTTATTTGCTGGAAATGCTTTTGCTAAACCTAAAAGTCTTAGCGACGCCTTTCGAAAAGCCATCAATCAGTCCGAAGTTGAGAAAACTCAAACTAAAATCACTTTAGATATCGAGAAAAAAAGTCGTGCCTCCTCTTGGAAGGATCGCGGGAATTCTCCGTACTTAGTCAAAGTGGACTCCGACATCATCGCCGAAGCTCCAGTGACAATCATTCACACACGTAAGGCCCCTAAATTTGATTCTTCGGGTGAAGCTGAAAGAGCTCTCGCTCGAGAACTCAACGATCTTCAGTAAATTGAACTTTAAATCGGCCAAAATAGGGTGGGAACTATGAAATCAGTTTTAGCATTAATCACTGTATTGACGGTAAACCTAAGTCACGCGGACCTAGCGTCCGAGCTAGCCAGTGCTTTAAAACAATCAGCGGCGGATAAAGACGCCACTCGCTTAAATTTGCAGATCGACGACAGTTCGGTCGACGCCAAATGGAAGACGGCCGAAGTCAGCGTTTTAAAAGAGTCCTCGGTGATCGTAACTGAAGAGGTGGCGAGAGTGGATGCCAATACCTTTACTCCGGAATCTGAGGATGAAGAAGTCGTTGGGGATGAAGTGAGAAACATCGCTCGTGAAGTGAAAACCTCACAGGCAGTGGCCAGAGACGCCGTACAACCGAAGCCCGTGAGTGCTCGCTAAAATATTGACAGATTTTACCTCGTAAAACCGTCTCACTCTCGAGCGCACCTTAGCTCAAGTCCCATTCCTTAGAGATGGTCCTTGTGGCTGTTGATTATATATTCAGTTGTCCAAACTTTATTGTCTCAGAATCCATCTTGAGACACTAGGACACCTCTATACTGTTTTTAAAGTTGGTCCCTTCCTTGCTCATAGGTATTGGTAAGTGGGGTATCAATGAAAACTTTAATTCTTGTAATGACGATCTTAACTTCGAATATCTGTAAAGCCGATTTAGCAGCTCAATTAGCGGCGGCATTAAACCAGTCGGCCGAGGACAAAAAAGCGACAACACAAAACTTACAAGTGGATGATGGATCCGTCAAAGCATCATTCTCTCGCGGTGGCGTTTCTACCATTAAAGATGCAGAAACAGCAGCCCAAATTGAACAGGCTCCGAGCCAACTCTCTGCTGACAGTGAAGAGGTTGAAGTTCAAGACGGATTGCAAGAAACCATTGCTGCGGAAATTCAAGAGGCTCGCGCAGTGGCACTACAAAAAAATGGAAAATAGAATTTAAGTGATGGGGGGTCGCTGCCTCGACTCTGAATGGAGCGAGGCAGTGACAATCACTTTAAAATTGAATACCAAACCACTTAGGGGCCGTCAGATGACGGCTCTTTTTTTTAGGGAATCGCTTGGGAATCAGTGACAAGCGCTGTCCTCTTTTGGTACCGTCTCGGTATGAACTCTTTTATAGAAAAAGTACGTGTGGGATGGAAAACATCGGCGCTTTGCGTGGGACTTGATTCCGATCTGAATAAACTTCCTCCCCATTTAGGCCAGCAACCCTCGGCACTTTTCGAGTTCAATACAGCGATCATCGATGCAACTCATGATCTTGTCTGTGCTTATAAACCCCAGATCGCTTATTACGCCGCGATCGGTGCGGAAGAGCAACTTAAGAAAACTATTAATTACATTCATCAAAAGTATCCTCAGATTCCCGTGATTCTCGATGCCAAACGTGGAGATATTGAGGATACGGCCGAGATGTACGCGCGTGAAGCGTTTGAAGTTTATAAGGCGGATGCCGTCACCGTAAATCCCTACATGGGGGGAGACACTCTTCAGCCATTTCTAAAATATAAAGATAAGGGCATTATCATCTTATGCAAAACTTCCAATGCCGGGAGTGCTGAGCTTCAAAATCTAAAGGTGGGAGGTCAGCCACTTTACCAAGTGGTTGCGCAGAAAGCGGCCGGAGAATGGAATGCTCATAAAAACACGCTTCTGGTTGTCGGTGGAACCCATGCTTCTGAGCTCAAGGAGATTCGCAAAGTTGTAGGTGAAGAGATGATTTTCTTGGTTCCGGGAGTGGGAGCTCAAGGGGGATCAGCGAAAGATGTGATTCAAAATGGAGCCAATTCTCAAGGCCAAGGTTTGATCATCAATAGTTCGCGAGCCATCATTTACGCGTCCTCGGGACAAGACTTTGCCGAGGCGGCTCGCCAGGCTGCGCTGAAAACGATTGAGAGTTTTAAATTTTGAAATTTCTCCTCTGTAACATAATTCTTTTTTTAATGATGGACTCGTCGTTGGCGGCTCCGTTGTTGAGCTCTCAGGATATTGAAGAGAGCATCTCTAAGATAAAAGCTCAAAAAAGAATTCCCAATCACG
This genomic window from Bdellovibrionales bacterium contains:
- the pyrF gene encoding orotidine-5'-phosphate decarboxylase; its protein translation is MTSAVLFWYRLGMNSFIEKVRVGWKTSALCVGLDSDLNKLPPHLGQQPSALFEFNTAIIDATHDLVCAYKPQIAYYAAIGAEEQLKKTINYIHQKYPQIPVILDAKRGDIEDTAEMYAREAFEVYKADAVTVNPYMGGDTLQPFLKYKDKGIIILCKTSNAGSAELQNLKVGGQPLYQVVAQKAAGEWNAHKNTLLVVGGTHASELKEIRKVVGEEMIFLVPGVGAQGGSAKDVIQNGANSQGQGLIINSSRAIIYASSGQDFAEAARQAALKTIESFKF